Proteins found in one Vagococcus carniphilus genomic segment:
- a CDS encoding RidA family protein: MKNIIKRNPNTMPKPVGEYSHVTVIPRNSELYTFSGQIGNDLEGNIPVSHKEQVENTFKNIERALLSENLRAEHIVKVNIWSVEEINWDHFDNVWHSFFETNPSMTIAYISALGLPEIGIEIEILAAKPSE, encoded by the coding sequence ATGAAGAATATTATTAAAAGAAATCCAAATACAATGCCAAAACCAGTTGGTGAGTATAGCCATGTGACAGTCATTCCTAGAAATAGCGAATTGTATACTTTTTCAGGTCAAATTGGAAATGACTTAGAAGGAAATATTCCGGTTAGTCATAAGGAGCAAGTGGAAAATACGTTTAAAAATATTGAACGAGCTCTTTTATCTGAAAACTTAAGAGCTGAACACATTGTAAAAGTAAACATTTGGTCAGTTGAAGAAATTAACTGGGATCATTTTGATAATGTTTGGCACTCTTTTTTTGAAACAAATCCCTCAATGACAATTGCTTATATCTCTGCTTTAGGATTACCTGAAATTGGAATTGAGATAGAAATTTTAGCCGCAAAACCAAGTGAATAA
- a CDS encoding bifunctional metallophosphatase/5'-nucleotidase, translated as MKLTVLSTSDTHGYLYPTDFRKRNQSLNFGLTKVVSEIRAIEDKKEGNILKIDNGDFLQGSPLSFYLAKNPDEGSMADIMNEVGYDCGVLGNHEFNYGIEFLERTINRLNYPIVCANILKENGDYLTGTPYVVFEREGVKIAVLGLTTPYIPHWEQPQTVKGLVFKSAVETAKEFVPKLRDLADIVIVSYHGGFEKDLETGEPTEVLTGENEGYDLLHEVSGIDVLLTGHQHRYIASNDGPAPTTQPGDKGKFLARVDVDYKKSTQTIEKTHAELIEITDQIENQELKEKFLPLLEKVETWLDQKLGTVSGDMTIKDPMEVRMHSHPYIEFIQAVQKEATGVDVSGTALFDDYAKGFKETISMRDIVTNYIYPNTLAVLSITGSELKAALERSASYFEYNEEDGVHVSLDFLEPKVAHFNYDIYSGIDYTIDVKQPKGSRITELSYHGKPLLNDQKIEVVMNQYRAVGGGDYDMFGAEKIVKEVTVDMTELISTYLQKNPVIEAIQPTNFTLKQ; from the coding sequence ATGAAATTAACTGTATTATCAACCAGTGATACACATGGCTATCTCTACCCGACTGATTTTAGAAAAAGAAATCAATCTTTAAATTTTGGACTGACTAAAGTAGTTAGTGAAATTCGGGCTATTGAGGATAAAAAAGAAGGTAACATTTTAAAAATTGATAATGGTGATTTTTTACAAGGTTCACCGTTAAGTTTTTATTTAGCTAAGAATCCTGATGAAGGATCAATGGCAGATATTATGAATGAAGTAGGTTATGATTGCGGGGTTTTAGGTAATCATGAATTTAATTATGGCATTGAATTTTTGGAAAGAACGATTAATCGTTTAAATTACCCAATCGTATGCGCTAATATCTTAAAAGAAAATGGCGATTATTTAACAGGAACACCTTATGTTGTTTTTGAAAGAGAGGGTGTAAAGATTGCTGTTTTAGGATTGACGACGCCTTATATTCCTCATTGGGAACAACCTCAAACAGTTAAGGGTTTAGTCTTTAAATCTGCTGTTGAAACAGCTAAAGAATTTGTTCCTAAGCTTCGAGATTTAGCAGATATCGTGATTGTTAGTTATCATGGTGGTTTTGAAAAAGATTTAGAGACAGGTGAACCAACTGAAGTATTAACAGGTGAAAATGAAGGGTATGATTTACTTCATGAAGTTAGTGGAATTGATGTTTTGTTAACAGGACATCAACATCGCTATATTGCCTCTAATGATGGTCCGGCACCAACAACTCAACCTGGTGATAAAGGTAAGTTTTTAGCTAGAGTAGATGTAGATTATAAAAAATCAACTCAAACAATTGAGAAAACACATGCTGAATTAATTGAAATAACTGATCAAATAGAAAACCAAGAATTAAAAGAAAAATTCCTTCCGTTATTGGAAAAAGTTGAAACTTGGTTAGATCAAAAATTAGGAACTGTTTCAGGAGATATGACGATTAAGGATCCAATGGAAGTTAGAATGCATAGTCATCCTTATATCGAATTTATTCAAGCCGTTCAAAAAGAGGCAACAGGTGTTGATGTTTCTGGAACTGCTCTATTCGACGATTATGCAAAAGGCTTCAAAGAAACAATTAGCATGCGAGATATCGTGACGAACTATATTTATCCTAATACATTAGCTGTACTTTCTATCACTGGATCAGAACTAAAAGCTGCTCTAGAAAGAAGTGCTTCTTATTTTGAGTATAATGAAGAAGATGGGGTTCATGTTAGTCTTGACTTCCTTGAACCTAAAGTAGCCCATTTTAATTATGATATCTATAGTGGTATCGATTATACGATTGATGTGAAACAACCTAAAGGTAGTCGTATTACAGAACTTAGTTATCATGGAAAACCTTTGTTAAATGATCAAAAAATTGAAGTAGTTATGAATCAATACCGTGCAGTTGGTGGTGGGGATTATGACATGTTTGGCGCAGAAAAAATTGTTAAGGAAGTTACAGTAGATATGACTGAATTAATATCTACGTATCTACAAAAAAATCCTGTCATTGAAGCTATTCAACCAACTAATTTTACTTTAAAACAATAA
- the phnE gene encoding phosphonate ABC transporter, permease protein PhnE: MNQSIEEKLRQEPSKKAQYMILTLIIVGSFIWSLSAIEFNAVDDGGWKIASKIIQGILTPDMNLLWNFTNQGVFYLLFETICIAFIGTIFGAILSIPVAFLMAPSVVPKPVYLVMRFLVIVIRTVPALVYGLMFVRVTGPGPFAGAMTMSLTSIGMVSKLYVDVIEDIDRGILEAMDSMGCTTFEKIRFGIIPQLIANFSSITIYRFDMNLRDATILGLVGAGGIGSPLIFAMNSYRWNQVGSILIGLIILILIVEVVSNKLRNKLVNG; encoded by the coding sequence ATGAATCAATCAATAGAAGAAAAATTAAGACAAGAACCTTCTAAAAAAGCACAATATATGATATTAACTCTTATAATTGTTGGCTCTTTTATCTGGTCACTTTCTGCAATAGAATTTAATGCAGTAGATGATGGAGGTTGGAAAATTGCTAGTAAAATTATTCAGGGGATTTTAACACCTGATATGAATTTACTTTGGAATTTTACGAATCAAGGTGTCTTTTATTTGTTATTTGAAACAATCTGTATTGCTTTTATAGGAACTATTTTTGGAGCAATTTTATCTATACCAGTTGCTTTCTTAATGGCGCCTAGTGTTGTACCTAAACCGGTTTACCTTGTTATGAGATTTCTTGTTATTGTTATTAGAACAGTTCCCGCATTAGTTTATGGTTTAATGTTTGTACGTGTGACAGGACCTGGACCATTTGCAGGAGCGATGACAATGTCTTTGACTTCAATAGGGATGGTTTCAAAATTATATGTGGATGTTATTGAAGATATAGACCGTGGTATTTTAGAAGCGATGGATTCAATGGGATGTACAACTTTTGAGAAAATTAGATTTGGTATTATACCTCAATTGATTGCTAATTTTTCTTCCATTACAATTTATCGTTTTGACATGAATTTAAGGGACGCAACTATTTTAGGTTTAGTAGGTGCCGGTGGTATTGGTTCTCCATTAATTTTTGCCATGAACTCTTATAGATGGAATCAAGTAGGGTCAATTTTAATTGGCTTAATCATTCTAATTTTAATTGTAGAAGTCGTTTCAAATAAATTAAGAAATAAATTAGTGAATGGATAG